The following proteins are encoded in a genomic region of Terriglobia bacterium:
- a CDS encoding NUDIX hydrolase, which produces MVHPGSVVVLPVLPDGRIVLVRQYRHAAGRFLWELVAGRKEPGESPVQGARRELLEETGYRARRYRVFLDVYPAPGFLSERMYILLAEGLTAGAAQPEDDEKITSRAFSVTELQKMIRSRRLRDAKSVAGILFYLRFLRRG; this is translated from the coding sequence ATCGTCCACCCCGGGTCCGTCGTCGTCCTTCCGGTTCTGCCCGACGGGCGCATCGTCCTGGTGCGGCAATATCGCCACGCCGCGGGGCGGTTCCTGTGGGAGCTGGTGGCCGGACGCAAGGAGCCCGGGGAGAGCCCGGTGCAGGGGGCGCGCCGCGAGCTGCTGGAAGAGACCGGCTATCGGGCGCGCCGCTACCGCGTATTTCTCGATGTGTATCCTGCCCCGGGCTTTCTCAGCGAGCGGATGTACATCCTCCTCGCGGAGGGGCTCACAGCCGGCGCGGCGCAGCCTGAAGACGACGAGAAAATCACTTCGCGTGCCTTTTCCGTGACCGAATTGCAGAAGATGATCCGCAGCCGCCGCTTGCGCGATGCTAAATCTGTCGCCGGCATTCTGTTCTATCTCCGTTTTCTGCGGCGGGGCTGA